From a single Lolium rigidum isolate FL_2022 chromosome 7, APGP_CSIRO_Lrig_0.1, whole genome shotgun sequence genomic region:
- the LOC124676492 gene encoding iron-sulfur assembly protein IscA-like 2, mitochondrial: MASSRPPLRRLAALVYGRVRANQRLLSSSTAERASPSPAEPEAVRMTEGCIRRLKELHAKEPSAEGKMLRVSVEAGGCSGFQYSFSLDSKKNSEDRIFEKDGVKLVVDDISYDFVKGATVDYEEELIRSAFVVSTNPSAVGGCSCKSSFMVK, from the exons ATGGCTTCGTCTCGCCCCCCGCTCCGCCGCCTCGCGGCCCTGGTCTACGGCCGCGTCCGCGCGAACCaacgcctcctctcctcctccaccgccgagcGGGCGTCGCCGTCGCCCGCGGAACCGGAGGCCGTGCGCATGACGGAGGGCTGCATCCGA AGACTGAAAGAGTTGCATGCTAAAGAACCATCTGCTGAAGGGAAGATGCTGCGAGTAAGCGTTGAAGCTGGCGGATGTTCTGGATTTCAATATTCTTTTTCTCTGGATAGCAAGAAAAATTCAGAAGACCG GATCTTTGAAAAAGATGGTGTTAAATTGGTTGTGGATGATATCTCATACGACTTCGTGAAAGGTGCCACTGTGGATTATGAGGAGGAACTTATACGCTCAGCTTTTGTG GTTTCAACAAATCCAAGTGCAGTTGGGGGTTGCAGCTGCAAGAGTTCTTTCATGGTCAAATAG